In Pseudomonas rhizosphaerae, one DNA window encodes the following:
- the ccmA gene encoding cytochrome c biogenesis heme-transporting ATPase CcmA: MTPYLHATDLACDRDGRLLFEHLQVQVGAGDMLQVCGPNGCGKTSLLRLLAGLMQPAEGQVAVMPAEQPAHRRERGRQLLWIGHAPGIKDVLTAEENLAWLGALHTPASRELIWAALAAIGLRGYEDVQCHRLSAGQQRRVALARLYLPGPPLWILDEPFTALDAQAVAQLEQHLAEHCAHGGMVVLTTHHLLAQTPIRYRRLALGANAA; the protein is encoded by the coding sequence TTGACCCCATACCTGCACGCCACCGACCTTGCCTGCGACCGCGATGGGCGGCTGCTGTTCGAGCACCTGCAGGTTCAGGTGGGTGCTGGCGACATGCTGCAGGTGTGCGGACCCAACGGGTGCGGCAAGACCAGCCTGCTGCGCCTGCTGGCCGGGTTGATGCAGCCGGCTGAAGGGCAGGTCGCCGTGATGCCTGCCGAGCAACCGGCGCACCGGCGCGAACGGGGTCGCCAGCTGCTGTGGATTGGCCATGCGCCCGGTATCAAGGATGTACTGACCGCTGAAGAAAACCTGGCCTGGCTGGGTGCGCTGCACACTCCGGCCAGCCGCGAACTGATCTGGGCGGCCCTGGCGGCCATCGGCCTGCGCGGTTACGAAGACGTTCAGTGCCACAGGCTCTCGGCCGGCCAGCAGCGCCGCGTAGCGCTGGCCCGTCTTTATCTGCCTGGCCCGCCATTGTGGATCCTCGACGAGCCCTTTACCGCGCTCGATGCGCAGGCGGTGGCGCAGTTGGAGCAGCACCTGGCCGAACACTGCGCGCACGGCGGCATGGTGGTTCTGACCACCCACCATCTGCTTGCGCAGACGCCAATCCGCTACCGGCGCCTGGCACTGGGCGCGAACGCGGCATGA
- a CDS encoding heme ABC transporter permease yields the protein MMNWTWFHKLGSPKAFYALSGRMLPWLGVAAALLIGAGVVWGLVFAPPDYQQGNSFRIIYIHVPAAMLAQSCYVMMALAGVVGLVWKMKIADIALQCAAPVGAWMTALALATGAIWGKPTWGSWWVWDARLTSMLILLFLYLGLIALGQAIGNRENAAKACAVLAIVGVVNIPIIKYSVQWWNTLHQGATFSLTEKPAMPAQMWLPLLLTVLGFYCFFGAVLLLRMRLEVLRREGRSRWVQEYLAGVVTTRVGP from the coding sequence GTGATGAACTGGACGTGGTTTCACAAGCTCGGCTCGCCCAAGGCGTTCTATGCCCTGAGCGGGCGCATGCTGCCTTGGCTGGGCGTGGCGGCGGCGTTGTTGATCGGCGCAGGGGTGGTGTGGGGCCTGGTCTTCGCGCCACCGGATTACCAGCAGGGCAACAGTTTTCGCATCATCTACATCCACGTGCCGGCGGCCATGCTTGCCCAGTCCTGCTACGTGATGATGGCGCTGGCCGGCGTGGTCGGGTTGGTGTGGAAGATGAAGATCGCCGACATCGCCTTGCAGTGCGCCGCGCCGGTGGGCGCCTGGATGACCGCGCTGGCGCTGGCCACCGGTGCCATCTGGGGCAAGCCGACCTGGGGCAGTTGGTGGGTCTGGGATGCCCGCCTGACTTCCATGCTCATCCTGCTGTTTCTCTACCTGGGGCTCATTGCCCTGGGCCAGGCCATCGGCAACCGCGAGAACGCAGCCAAGGCCTGTGCGGTGCTGGCCATCGTCGGCGTGGTCAACATTCCGATCATCAAGTATTCGGTGCAGTGGTGGAACACCCTGCACCAGGGCGCCACCTTCAGCCTGACCGAAAAACCGGCGATGCCCGCGCAGATGTGGCTGCCGCTGTTGCTCACGGTGCTGGGTTTCTATTGTTTCTTCGGCGCCGTGCTGCTGCTGCGCATGCGTCTGGAAGTGCTCCGGCGCGAGGGTCGCAGCCGCTGGGTGCAGGAGTACCTGGCCGGCGTCGTGACGACGAGGGTCGGGCCATGA
- the ccmD gene encoding heme exporter protein CcmD, with translation MSFASFAEFLSMGRHGVYVWSAYGLCLLVLIVNVAGPLLARRRYLQQEARRLRRESQP, from the coding sequence ATGAGCTTCGCTTCGTTCGCCGAGTTCCTGAGCATGGGTCGCCATGGCGTCTACGTCTGGTCAGCCTATGGCCTGTGCCTGCTGGTGCTGATCGTCAACGTGGCCGGACCCTTGCTGGCCCGTCGCCGTTACCTGCAGCAAGAGGCGCGACGTCTGCGTCGGGAGAGCCAACCGTGA
- a CDS encoding flagellar hook-length control protein FliK, whose amino-acid sequence MPDLISNLAALPSASGAARASASSIETVKITQPLDSLLALGETVDAEVVSVKAGAQDFQLLLRLSLAGGGVATITASSLKPLPQGTALLVSHLAGGAALVATQERGNGAPLILTRIDTQALPVGTLLQGKVSSSQMLPQIAGQPAVYKAMVTLLNTAQAGNILAIESPQPLRLGSLLSAQVMSDQSLNFVPLSGRMDQLAVAQQLGAQQSRQGSLDSLLSAVQNLRQNPDLAPPTRAGLERLLATLPDVQQMADPKTVAQAVVASGAFLEANLLNGQPAPDLKSALLRLMAQIAPGALPNPTAHPGVAANVLAQVLPGRVRNALNAWGQVSEKTVPASFPLPARTAQKSEGEDDLEHLLRLAGAAVARLQSHQLAGLEQTGRTPEGATQTTWQLEIPMRHLHDFIPLQVKVQREDPPPDQQPADRNDARPAQEKIWRLDLAFDLDALGPLQVQAQLAHGSLSSQLWAQRPETALLIENQLDDLRQRLQASGLNVADLQCHQGTAPQGARTRLEQRWVDETA is encoded by the coding sequence ATGCCTGACCTGATCAGCAACCTCGCCGCGCTTCCTTCCGCCAGCGGGGCCGCGCGCGCCAGTGCCTCGAGCATCGAGACGGTGAAGATCACCCAGCCACTGGACAGCCTGCTGGCCTTGGGCGAGACGGTGGACGCCGAAGTGGTGTCGGTCAAGGCCGGTGCGCAGGACTTTCAATTGCTGTTGCGCCTGAGCCTGGCCGGTGGCGGCGTGGCCACGATCACCGCCAGCAGCCTGAAGCCACTGCCCCAAGGCACCGCCCTGCTGGTTTCACACCTGGCCGGCGGCGCAGCTTTGGTGGCGACCCAGGAGCGCGGCAATGGCGCACCGCTGATCCTGACGCGCATCGACACCCAGGCCTTGCCGGTGGGCACGCTGTTGCAGGGCAAGGTCAGCAGCAGCCAGATGCTGCCACAGATCGCCGGGCAACCGGCGGTGTACAAAGCCATGGTGACCCTGCTCAATACCGCCCAGGCTGGCAACATTCTGGCCATCGAGAGCCCGCAGCCGCTGCGCCTGGGCAGTCTGCTCAGTGCCCAGGTGATGAGTGACCAGAGCCTGAATTTCGTGCCCCTGAGCGGGCGCATGGACCAGCTGGCCGTGGCCCAGCAACTGGGCGCCCAGCAATCCCGACAGGGATCGCTCGACAGCCTGCTGAGCGCGGTGCAGAACCTGCGCCAGAACCCTGACCTGGCACCGCCGACGCGCGCGGGCCTGGAGCGCCTGCTGGCCACCCTGCCGGACGTACAGCAGATGGCCGATCCGAAAACCGTGGCCCAGGCCGTGGTCGCCAGCGGCGCATTTCTGGAAGCCAACCTGCTCAACGGCCAACCGGCGCCCGATCTCAAGTCGGCGCTGTTGCGCCTGATGGCGCAGATCGCGCCAGGCGCCCTGCCCAACCCGACGGCGCACCCGGGCGTGGCAGCCAACGTGCTGGCCCAGGTACTGCCGGGGCGTGTGCGCAATGCGTTGAACGCCTGGGGGCAGGTCAGCGAAAAAACCGTACCCGCAAGTTTCCCCTTGCCTGCCCGCACGGCACAGAAAAGCGAAGGCGAAGACGATCTCGAACATCTGCTGCGCCTTGCCGGTGCCGCCGTGGCACGCCTGCAAAGCCATCAACTCGCGGGCCTGGAGCAAACCGGGCGCACCCCCGAGGGCGCCACGCAGACGACCTGGCAGTTGGAGATTCCCATGCGCCATCTGCACGACTTCATCCCCTTGCAAGTCAAGGTGCAACGCGAGGATCCGCCACCGGACCAACAGCCCGCCGACAGGAACGATGCCCGGCCTGCCCAGGAAAAGATCTGGCGCCTGGACCTGGCCTTCGATCTGGATGCGCTGGGGCCGCTGCAGGTGCAAGCGCAACTGGCCCACGGCAGCCTGTCCAGCCAGTTGTGGGCGCAGCGTCCGGAAACGGCCTTGCTCATCGAGAACCAACTGGACGACCTGCGCCAGCGCCTGCAGGCCAGCGGCCTGAACGTGGCCGATCTGCAGTGTCATCAGGGCACCGCACCGCAAGGTGCACGCACACGACTGGAACAACGCTGGGTGGACGAAACCGCATGA
- a CDS encoding heme lyase CcmF/NrfE family subunit, producing the protein MVPELGHLAMILALCLALVQASVPLVGAWRGDPLWMSLARPAAWGQFTFLALAFACLAASFLSDDFSVRYVAENSNSALPWYYKFSAVWGAHEGSLLLWALILGGWTFAVSIGSRQLPQVMLARVLAVMGMISVGFLLFLILTSNPFTRVLPQIPANGRDLNPLLQDIGLIVHPPMLYMGYVGFSVAFAFAIAALLGGKLDAAWARWSRPWTMVAWSFLGIGITLGSWWAYYELGWGGWWFWDPVENASFMPWLVGTALIHSLAVTEKRGVFKSWTVLLAIASFSLSLLGTFLVRSGVLTSVHAFASDPTRGVFILIFLLFVVGGSLTLFALRAPVVKSHVGFGLWSRETLLLGNNLILVVAASMILLGTLYPLALDALTGAKLSVGPPYFNALFVPLMALLMLAMAIGVLVRWKHTPTAWLRSMLVPVLIGSAVLAPLAAWCLGDFAWPVLSTFALAAWVVLAGVRDLHDKTRHTGLRRGITGLPRSYWGMQLAHLGIAVCALGVVLSSHNSAQRDLRMAPGDAVDLGGYQFIFHGAEPYRGPNFSAQRGSVQVLRNGLQVSLLHPEKRLYSVQQSVMTEAGIDAGFTRDLYVALGEPLENGAWAVRIHVKPFVRWIWLGGLLTGLGGFLAALDRRYRIKVKARVRDVLGQGAVT; encoded by the coding sequence CTGGTGCCCGAACTGGGCCACCTGGCGATGATCCTGGCGTTGTGTCTGGCTCTGGTGCAGGCCAGCGTGCCGTTGGTAGGCGCGTGGCGTGGCGACCCGCTATGGATGAGCCTGGCGCGGCCAGCCGCCTGGGGCCAGTTCACGTTCCTGGCATTGGCGTTCGCGTGCCTGGCGGCAAGCTTTCTGAGCGACGACTTTTCCGTGCGCTACGTGGCCGAAAATTCCAACAGTGCGCTGCCCTGGTACTACAAATTCAGCGCCGTATGGGGTGCCCACGAGGGCTCCTTGCTGCTGTGGGCGCTGATCCTGGGCGGCTGGACCTTCGCCGTGTCGATCGGCTCACGGCAGTTGCCCCAGGTCATGCTGGCGCGGGTGTTGGCGGTGATGGGCATGATCAGCGTCGGCTTTCTGCTGTTCCTGATCCTCACGTCCAACCCCTTCACCCGCGTGCTGCCGCAGATTCCGGCCAACGGTCGCGACCTCAACCCATTGCTGCAGGACATCGGTCTGATCGTCCATCCGCCGATGCTGTACATGGGTTACGTCGGCTTTTCGGTGGCCTTCGCCTTCGCCATCGCCGCGTTGCTGGGCGGCAAGCTGGACGCCGCCTGGGCACGTTGGTCGCGCCCCTGGACCATGGTGGCCTGGAGCTTTCTGGGCATCGGCATCACCCTGGGTTCGTGGTGGGCGTACTACGAACTGGGCTGGGGCGGCTGGTGGTTCTGGGACCCGGTTGAAAACGCCTCGTTCATGCCCTGGCTGGTCGGCACCGCGCTGATCCATTCGCTGGCGGTGACCGAGAAGCGCGGCGTGTTCAAGAGCTGGACGGTGCTGCTGGCCATCGCCTCGTTTTCCCTGAGCCTGCTGGGCACGTTCCTGGTGCGCTCCGGCGTGCTGACCTCGGTGCATGCCTTCGCCTCGGACCCGACTCGCGGGGTGTTCATCCTGATCTTCCTGCTGTTCGTGGTGGGCGGCTCGTTGACGCTGTTCGCGCTGCGCGCGCCGGTGGTCAAGAGCCACGTGGGCTTTGGCCTGTGGTCGCGGGAAACCCTGCTGCTGGGCAACAACCTGATTCTGGTGGTGGCCGCTTCCATGATTCTGCTGGGCACCCTGTACCCATTGGCGCTGGATGCCCTGACCGGCGCCAAGTTATCGGTCGGTCCACCGTATTTCAATGCGCTGTTCGTGCCCCTGATGGCATTGCTGATGCTGGCCATGGCCATCGGTGTGCTGGTGCGCTGGAAACACACGCCGACCGCCTGGCTGCGTAGCATGCTGGTGCCGGTGTTGATCGGCAGTGCCGTGCTGGCGCCGCTGGCCGCTTGGTGCCTGGGGGATTTTGCCTGGCCGGTGCTGAGCACGTTCGCCCTGGCGGCCTGGGTGGTACTAGCCGGCGTGCGCGACCTGCACGACAAGACTCGCCACACCGGCCTGCGCCGCGGGATCACCGGCTTGCCGCGCAGCTACTGGGGCATGCAACTGGCTCACCTGGGCATTGCCGTCTGTGCCCTGGGCGTGGTGTTGTCGAGCCACAACAGTGCCCAACGCGATCTGCGCATGGCGCCGGGCGATGCGGTCGATCTGGGTGGCTATCAGTTCATCTTCCACGGCGCCGAGCCTTACCGGGGGCCGAATTTCAGCGCCCAGCGGGGCAGTGTTCAAGTCCTGCGCAATGGCCTGCAAGTGAGCCTGCTGCATCCGGAAAAACGCTTGTACAGCGTGCAGCAGTCGGTGATGACCGAGGCGGGCATCGACGCAGGCTTCACTCGCGACCTCTATGTCGCACTGGGCGAGCCCCTGGAAAACGGTGCATGGGCAGTGCGCATCCACGTCAAGCCATTCGTGCGCTGGATCTGGCTAGGCGGCTTGTTGACTGGCCTCGGCGGCTTCCTCGCCGCACTGGACCGGCGCTATCGCATCAAGGTCAAGGCTCGCGTGCGCGACGTACTGGGCCAGGGAGCGGTGACATGA
- the ccmI gene encoding c-type cytochrome biogenesis protein CcmI has product MIDFWLAAGLLLLLALGFLLVPLLRARRTQPEKDRTALNVALYQERLAELNTQHAAGVLTAAQLESGQAEAARELLADTEGGEVVTQTRLGRSIPLAAALLVPVLGLVLYLHYGASDRVELSREFAVPPTSVAQMTTRLEQAVQMQPEAVEGVYILGRTYMAQNRPAQAAELFERAAKLSGRQPEVLGQWAQALYFAAGRQWSEQIQALTDEALLGDPKEATSLGLLGIAAFESKRFDKAIGYWERLLATLPDKDPARAALQGGIERARGQLAADGKSPVSEPAPARTGLKVQVALAPALAAKVQPGDSVFVFARAVSGPPMPLAVKRLTVADLPAQVELADSDAMMPQLKLSNFPEVQLIARISRAGQPTKGEWLARSAPIASDSAAVQHLMIDRPDP; this is encoded by the coding sequence ATGATCGATTTCTGGCTCGCCGCCGGCCTGTTGCTGCTGCTCGCCCTGGGTTTCCTGCTGGTACCGCTGCTGCGTGCCCGTCGCACCCAGCCCGAAAAGGACCGCACGGCGCTCAACGTGGCGCTGTATCAAGAGCGCCTGGCCGAACTGAATACGCAACACGCCGCAGGCGTATTGACGGCCGCGCAACTGGAAAGCGGCCAAGCCGAGGCGGCCCGCGAGTTGCTGGCCGATACCGAAGGCGGGGAGGTGGTGACGCAGACCCGTCTGGGCCGCTCGATCCCGTTGGCGGCGGCGCTGCTGGTCCCGGTATTGGGCCTGGTGCTCTACCTGCACTATGGCGCCAGCGATCGAGTCGAGCTGAGCCGCGAGTTCGCCGTACCGCCCACGTCCGTGGCGCAGATGACCACGCGCCTCGAACAGGCCGTGCAGATGCAGCCGGAAGCTGTCGAGGGCGTGTATATCCTTGGTCGAACCTACATGGCGCAAAACCGGCCGGCGCAAGCGGCGGAATTGTTCGAGCGCGCCGCCAAACTCAGCGGTCGCCAGCCAGAGGTGCTGGGGCAATGGGCGCAGGCGCTGTATTTCGCCGCAGGCAGGCAGTGGTCCGAACAGATCCAGGCCCTGACTGATGAAGCCCTGTTGGGCGATCCAAAAGAGGCGACGAGTCTAGGCTTGCTGGGCATTGCCGCCTTCGAGAGCAAACGCTTCGACAAAGCCATCGGCTATTGGGAGCGTTTACTGGCTACCTTGCCGGACAAAGACCCTGCGCGCGCTGCGCTGCAGGGCGGAATAGAACGTGCCCGTGGCCAACTGGCCGCTGATGGCAAGTCACCTGTTTCCGAGCCCGCTCCGGCACGCACCGGATTGAAAGTGCAGGTGGCTCTGGCACCCGCGCTGGCCGCCAAGGTGCAGCCTGGCGACAGCGTGTTCGTCTTCGCCCGTGCGGTGTCCGGCCCACCCATGCCGCTGGCGGTCAAGCGTCTGACGGTCGCCGACCTGCCGGCGCAAGTCGAGCTGGCAGACAGCGACGCGATGATGCCGCAGCTGAAACTGTCGAACTTTCCCGAAGTCCAACTCATCGCTCGGATATCCAGGGCTGGCCAGCCCACCAAGGGTGAATGGCTGGCGCGAAGTGCGCCGATCGCCAGCGACAGCGCCGCCGTGCAGCATTTGATGATCGACCGTCCCGACCCGTAG
- the ccmE gene encoding cytochrome c maturation protein CcmE, whose translation MKPQRRKRLMLILALLAGIALAVGLALGALQQNINLFYTPTQIANGEAPTGTRIRAGGMVEKGSLQRSGDSLDVRFVVTDFQHSVTITYRGILPDLFREGQGIVALGTLNADGVVEADEVLAKHDEKYMPPEVTKALKDSGRMGASQ comes from the coding sequence GTGAAACCGCAACGCCGCAAACGCCTGATGCTCATCCTCGCGCTGTTGGCGGGTATCGCGCTTGCCGTGGGGCTGGCCCTTGGCGCCTTGCAACAGAACATCAACCTGTTCTACACGCCGACCCAGATCGCCAACGGCGAGGCGCCGACGGGCACTCGCATTCGCGCCGGTGGCATGGTCGAAAAGGGCTCGCTGCAACGCTCCGGCGACTCGCTGGATGTGCGCTTCGTGGTCACCGACTTCCAGCACAGTGTCACCATCACCTACCGTGGCATCCTTCCCGACCTGTTTCGCGAAGGGCAGGGCATCGTCGCCCTGGGCACCTTGAACGCCGACGGCGTCGTGGAAGCGGACGAGGTGCTGGCCAAGCACGATGAAAAATACATGCCACCGGAGGTCACCAAGGCCTTGAAGGATTCCGGCCGAATGGGAGCTTCACAATGA
- a CDS encoding EscU/YscU/HrcU family type III secretion system export apparatus switch protein — protein sequence MTERTPRQAIALRYDGQKAPTLTAKGDDELAEAILAMAREYEVPVYENAELVKMLARMELGDSIPHELYLTIAEIIAFAWHLQGKTPAGFELMPAPTERDITPKHP from the coding sequence ATGACCGAACGAACCCCACGCCAAGCCATTGCCCTGCGCTATGACGGCCAGAAGGCGCCGACCCTCACTGCCAAGGGCGACGACGAGCTGGCCGAGGCGATCCTGGCCATGGCCCGTGAATACGAAGTGCCGGTGTACGAAAATGCCGAACTGGTGAAGATGCTGGCACGCATGGAACTGGGCGACAGCATTCCCCACGAGTTGTACCTGACCATCGCAGAGATCATCGCCTTTGCCTGGCACCTGCAAGGCAAGACCCCCGCAGGCTTCGAGTTGATGCCGGCGCCGACCGAGCGCGACATCACGCCCAAACACCCGTAA
- a CDS encoding DsbE family thiol:disulfide interchange protein, translating into MKRWLLAVPLGAFLILAVLLYRGLYLDPAQLPSALIGKPFPEFSLPDTQGQRTLTRADLLGKPALVNVWGTWCVACRVEHPVLNTLAGQGVRIYGINYKDDNVAARRWLADYHNPYTLDINDKDGSLGLNLGVYGAPETFLIDARGVIRHKWVGVIDQTVWREQLAPLYQALLDEARP; encoded by the coding sequence ATGAAGCGTTGGCTGTTGGCCGTTCCGCTAGGGGCTTTCCTGATACTGGCCGTATTGCTTTACCGCGGGCTCTACCTCGACCCAGCCCAGTTGCCGTCGGCCCTGATCGGCAAGCCGTTTCCCGAGTTCAGCCTGCCTGACACTCAGGGCCAACGAACGCTGACCCGAGCCGATCTGCTGGGCAAGCCGGCGCTGGTCAACGTCTGGGGCACCTGGTGCGTGGCCTGCCGCGTCGAACACCCCGTGCTCAACACGCTGGCCGGGCAGGGCGTGCGGATCTACGGCATCAACTACAAGGATGACAACGTGGCAGCACGGCGCTGGCTGGCCGATTATCACAATCCCTACACGCTGGACATCAACGACAAGGACGGCAGCCTGGGCTTGAACCTGGGCGTGTACGGCGCACCGGAGACGTTCCTTATCGACGCCAGGGGCGTGATTCGCCACAAGTGGGTCGGGGTCATCGACCAGACCGTTTGGCGTGAGCAACTGGCGCCGTTGTACCAGGCGCTGCTTGACGAGGCCCGGCCATGA
- a CDS encoding cytochrome c-type biogenesis protein, with protein sequence MKRWLLLSILLLSLSGVARAAIDTYQFANDQMRERFHQLTLQLRCPKCQNQDIADSNAPIASDLRREIHRLLTEGKDDGQIIEFMVDRYGEFVRYKPALTARTGLLWFGPAALLVIGMGVIAVTLQRRRRQPETSPRDLDPAERARLAALLAQQPLDEDRP encoded by the coding sequence ATGAAGCGCTGGCTGCTGCTGTCGATACTGCTGTTGAGCCTGTCCGGCGTGGCACGGGCTGCCATCGATACCTATCAGTTCGCCAACGACCAGATGCGCGAGCGCTTTCACCAATTGACCCTGCAACTGCGCTGCCCCAAGTGCCAGAACCAGGACATCGCCGATTCCAATGCGCCCATCGCCAGTGACCTGCGCCGCGAGATTCATCGGCTGTTGACCGAGGGCAAGGATGACGGGCAGATCATCGAGTTCATGGTCGATCGCTACGGTGAGTTCGTCCGTTACAAGCCAGCGCTGACCGCGCGTACCGGATTGCTCTGGTTCGGACCTGCAGCCTTGCTGGTGATCGGGATGGGCGTGATCGCGGTGACCCTGCAGCGTCGGCGCCGGCAACCCGAGACCAGCCCGCGCGATCTCGACCCCGCCGAGCGGGCCCGTCTGGCCGCATTGCTCGCGCAACAACCGTTGGATGAAGACCGCCCATGA
- the ccmB gene encoding heme exporter protein CcmB gives MSVFVLLLKREARLLYRRPAELANPLVFFAIVIALFPLAVGPQMHVLESLSPGLVWVAALLAVLLSLDGLFRSDLEDGSLEQWVLSEHPLPVLVLAKVLVHWVFSGLALVLVSPLLALMLGLPARCLPVLLASLLLGTPVLSLLGAVGAALTVGLKRGGLLLALLTLPLYIPVLILGSGALQASLQQLPSAGYLLWLGSLTALAVTLAPFAIAAGLKISVGE, from the coding sequence ATGAGCGTCTTTGTCCTGTTGCTCAAGCGCGAAGCCCGTCTGTTGTATCGACGGCCGGCCGAGCTGGCCAACCCCCTGGTATTCTTCGCCATCGTCATCGCGCTGTTCCCGCTTGCCGTGGGCCCGCAGATGCACGTGCTGGAAAGTCTTTCTCCGGGCCTGGTCTGGGTGGCCGCACTGCTGGCCGTGTTGCTGTCCCTCGACGGGCTGTTTCGCAGCGACCTGGAAGATGGCTCGCTCGAACAATGGGTATTGTCCGAACACCCGTTGCCGGTGCTGGTGTTGGCCAAGGTACTGGTGCACTGGGTGTTTTCCGGGCTGGCGCTGGTGCTGGTGTCACCGCTGCTGGCGCTGATGCTCGGCCTGCCCGCGCGGTGCCTGCCGGTGCTGCTGGCCTCGTTGCTGCTGGGTACGCCGGTGCTCAGCCTGCTCGGCGCAGTAGGCGCCGCGTTGACCGTGGGGCTCAAGCGCGGCGGCCTGCTGTTGGCCTTGCTGACGCTGCCGCTGTACATCCCGGTGCTGATTCTGGGCAGTGGCGCGCTGCAGGCGTCGTTGCAGCAACTGCCGAGCGCTGGCTACCTGTTGTGGCTGGGCAGCCTGACGGCACTGGCCGTGACCCTGGCGCCCTTCGCGATCGCGGCCGGGCTCAAGATCAGTGTCGGCGAATGA